The Candidatus Binatota bacterium DNA window ACCCGGAAACGGGAATAGCCAACGCCAAGTTGGGCTTGTGGCTGTTCCTGGCATCGGAGGTCATGCTCTTCGGCGCCCTGTTCTCGTCATACATCCTGCTGCGAGTAGCCGCGGTCGAATGGCCACAGGGCTCCACGATACTTAACGTCCCCATGGCGACCTTCAACACCCTGGTGCTCATCGCGTCGTCGGTGACGGTGGTCATGTCGTGGGTGTCGCTCAAGTTGAACGACTTCGCCAAGTACCGGGTTTACATGGGCATCACCATCCTGTGCGCCTTCATCTTCCTGGTCGTTAAGTACTTTGAGTACACGGCCAAGTTTGACCACGGGCTTTCGCCGGCCACCAGTACGTTCCTGGCGATCTACTTTACG harbors:
- a CDS encoding heme-copper oxidase subunit III, whose product is MEIPHVVEVHPETGIANAKLGLWLFLASEVMLFGALFSSYILLRVAAVEWPQGSTILNVPMATFNTLVLIASSVTVVMSWVSLKLNDFAKYRVYMGITILCAFIFLVVKYFEYTAKFDHGLSPATSTFLAIYFTITGLHAIHIIGGIVVNGYLLGPGARMWKTDPEQFTGRVEAAGLYWHFVDLVWIFLFPVLYLL